The following nucleotide sequence is from Ferroacidibacillus organovorans.
CGCTTGCAAGCGCGGTGCAACGGCAAGGAAAGGAACTCTCCTTTAACAATATCCAGGATGCAGGGGCTGCGCTCGATCTCTTGGCGGAGTTTGACGAGCCGACGGTGGTGGCTGTCAAGCATATGAACCCCTGCGGTGTCGGGACAGGCGCCACGACGGCTGAAGCGTTTGCGCGTGCCTATGAGGCGGACCCTGTGTCCATTTTTGGCGGGATTGTCGCCTGCAACCGGGAAGTGGATGAGGCGACGGCGAGCCAACTCGTGGAGCTGTTCTTGGAGATTGTGATTGCTCCATCCTATACTGCTGAAGCGTTGCAACTTCTCGCGAAGAAAAAGAACGTGCGCGTTCTTGAACTGGATATGGCGGAGCGCAAGAACGAAGGGATTGATCTGCGCGCTGTATACGGTGGACTCTTGGTTCAGGATCGCGACTCGCGCAAACTGACGGATGCAGATCTGCGCGTCGTGACGACGCGTCAACCGAGTGAAAAAGAGTGGGCAGACCTGCTTTTTGCCTGGAAGATTGTGAAGCACGTAAAGAGCAACGCAATTGTTCTTGTCAAGGACGCACAGACAATCGGCGTCGGCGCGGGACAGATGAACCGCGTGGGGGCGGCTCGCATCGCGATTGAACAGGCAGGTGATCGCGCGCGCGGCGCCGTGCTCGCATCAGACGCCTTTTTCCCGATGCCAGATACGGTGGAGGCAGCGGCTGAAGCTTCGGTTAGCGCGATCATTCAGCCGGGTGGCTCGATCAAAGATCAAGCGAGCATTGATCTCGCGAATGAGCGCGGTATCGCCATGGTGTTCACGGGAATTCGCCATTTTCGCCACTGAGGGCAGCAACATGGCTCGAATCGGGGCTTTCCCGGTTCGGGCTTTTTTCGATGAATAAGGGGGTCACCGAGAATGAAGGTATTGGTTATCGGGAGTGGCGGGCGCGAACATGCGATCGTTCGCAAAATTGCGCGTGATCGTAGTGTGCCAAAGAAGAGCCTGCAGGGAGAGACGGTCAATGCAGCGCTTACGCTGTATGCAGCGCCTGGCAACCCTGGGATTGCCGAGTATGCGACGTGTGTACCGCTTGCCGTCGATGATGTGGATGGCATCACGGCGTGGGTCGTTCAAAACGCGATCGATTTTACGATCGTCGGACCTGAGGTTCCGCTTGCGCTTGGACTGGCTGATCGCCTGCGTGCGCTCGGGCGCCGGGTGTTTGGGCCGGGTCAGGCAGGTGCGCAACTTGAGAGCAGCAAGGCGTACGCAAAAGGGATCATGGAGCGAGCAGGCATCCCTACGCCGCGCTACCACGTGGTCACATCCTATGAAGAGGGGATGGCGGTGCTTGCGCGAGAAGGCGCGCCGATCGTTGTGAAGGCGGATGGTCTCGCAGCGGGCAAAGGCGTCACCGTGGCGCAGACAGAAGAAGAGGCAGAGCGAGCGCTTCACGCTGCGTTTCTTGAGCGCGCGTTTGGTGATGCGGGGGGCACGGTTGTGCTTGAGCAGTTTTTGGTCGGCGTTGAGGTGTCAGCGCTTGCCTTTGTGGATGAAAGCGGGTTTCGCGCGATGCCGCTGATTCAGGATCACAAGGCGGTGAATGACGGAGATCGCGGACCGAACACAGGCGGCATGGGAACGGTCTCGCCAGTTGCCATCGCAAGTGACGCGTTGTCGGCGACGATTGAAAAAGAGATTTTTGCAAAGATCCATAAACAGCTTGCGGCAGAAGGCATCTCGTATCAGGGGGTGCTGTTTGCAGGTTTGATGGTGGTCGCTCAGACGCCTTATGTGATTGAGTTCAACGCACGATTTGGCGACCCGGAGACACAGGTGGCGCTGGAGCTCCTTCAGGATGACCTGCTGACGGTGATGGAGGCTGTCACAGAAAACAGAGTGGCAGAGCATCCGCTGGGCTTTGCAAGCGATGCGGTGGTGTGCGTGGTCGCGACGGCGCAAGGGTATCCTGGAGCGTATCGCAAGGGAGACTTGATTGAGGGACTTGCCGACATGGAGGCGGCAGGCGCGTATGTGCTTCACGCCGGAACGGCGCTTGCCGACGATGGCTCTGTGCGGACAAACGGCGGACGTGTCCTCAATGTCGTCGGGCGTGGACTGACGCTTTTGGACGCCCGCGCGATTGCCTATGGCGGCATGGAGCGCGTCTCGTTTTCAGGCAAGCACGTGCGCACGGATCTGGGTTTGCGTCGATGATGGAATCGAAAGGGACGGGCATACTATGGGGGAATCCGTACAAAAGGTGATGGTGTGCGGTCTGAAGGGAGGCACGCGATGCAGACAGTGGTTGTTCACGCGAGCGCGTCTGGGCATACAGAGACGCTGGCAAATGCCATCGCGCAAGGCGCGCACGCGGCAGGGTCGCATGTAACTGTACTCCCGGCAGAGCAGTGTGGGCCGGATCATCTGGTAGCGGCGGACGCGATGTTTTGGGGAACTTCCAGCTATTTTGGCGGGCCGAATCTGAAGATGGTTCACCTGTTCGAGCGGCTTGGCGGAATCTGGATGGCGGGTGGTCTACAGGGCAAAGTGGGTGGGGTGTTTGCCACGACATCCACGATGCACGGAGGTCTAGAGACGGTGCTGCACACCTTGATCGACGCGATGATGCACCACGGCATGATCGTCGTCCCTAACACGGGGGCGTTTACGCCGGAGCGTATCCGTTTTGGGTGTCCATATGGCGCGGCGGCAGTGGTTGAGACAGCGGTGGATCTGGATATGGCGGTAGGTCAACCGACACCCGGAGAGATGCAGATCGCCTATGAGTACGGCCAGCGGGTCGTCGCGATTGCCACGCAGATGCGCAGTGCGCAGCCGCCATACACGGCACGCTGAGGATTTGCGCTACAGCTCAGGAAGTGGGGCATGGCTGAGGTGTAGTGTGATGAGCTTTTTGGCGTACAGTGGATTTTGTAGCCGATGAGCCATAAGGAGGCGATGGGTTGGATCACAAGACAGATCGCAAGGCGGATGAACCATCCACCATGCATTTATCCATTCTCGCATCAAAGTCGCAGGCGCAAGGGATCCCGGAGGGCGAACTTGCAGTGAAAGAGAAAGAAGCGTTTCGCGATAAGGGGAGTCGCGAGGTGTTGAAAACGCGCGGCGCACAAGAGATCGTGCGCCACGTCTAACCTTTTTGACACAGCGAGAGGCGTGTGCGCCGCACCGAGGAAATCGGCGGCGTGCACGTTTTTTGTACTCACATTGAGATTCTTCAATCCTGCTTCGACAAGATGAGGTGCGTGTTGGAGGCGTGATGAGAGGGATTTGACCCGGATGCCTAACGGTTGTACGCTATGGAGAGAAAGGGTGGAATCTCTTGGTAACATTACATATTGTGGTGGGTGTCGCGCTTCTTCTCGTCTCGCTCGTCCTGATGATTTGGAATATCGTTCGCATTACGCAAAAGCGCCACGGTCGCAGCTTCAGCCGCCTGTTGTCGACACTCGTCGATATTCAGGTCTTGCTTGGCATCATCGCGTACGTGTTAAAGCCGCTCAGCGGGATCGGCATTCTCCATCCGATCACGATGGTGCTCGTTCTCGTAGTGGTCCACACGATGATCAAGGAAAAACGCCCAGAGCGCACACAGTTGATCGGCTATATCCTCACGTTTGTCTTGATCGTCATCGGCGTCAGTTTTGTGCGTTAACGTAACTGCAACCGTGTGATACGGTGAGCGCAGTTTGTTGATCTGCACACCCCTTATCCCCAACCGATCGTTCGTCTCTCGCAGCGCGCCCGCACAGCAACTCAAGGCGCGCTGCGATGTTTGGCGCGAAATAGTTCCCGCCTTTTCGCATTTCATTTTTCGTTCCCCACGCGGTGGCTCCACGGATCAACCAGCCTTTCATATTACCTTAAATTCCACACGAATATGGACATTCTGTTGCGAATCCTCTATTTCTGTACACGCATATTGAAATTTTATGCACATAGATGTATAATAATCGAAGATAAAGGAGGTGACCACATGCGTATCGCGATCTGTGGGGCAACCGGGTATAGCGGCATCGAAGCGATTCGCTTGTTGGCGCCGAGAACGGATGTAACGATTGTTGGGATTTCTTCGGAAACGCAGGCTGGACTCATGCTTGAAGAGGCAGTTCCGGGATTTCGCGGATTTGCCGTAGGACGTCTGCGTTTGCTTTCGCTGCGTGATGCGGTCACGGAGGCAGAGGTTGTGATTCTCGCGCTGCCGCATGGTGAAGCGATGCGCGTGGCGCCGGAACTTTTGGCGCAGGGGAAATCCGTGATCGACCTGAGTGGCGATCATCGACTGCCGCGTGACGCCTATGAATCCTGGTATAAAGCGGAATCGCTGAGTGACGCGTATGCCGATGCGATTTACGGGCTTACAGAGTGGAACCGCGCAGCCATTGCAAAAGCATCGCTCATCGCGAATCCAGGATGCTATGCAACGTGTGCAGAGCTTGCGCTTTTGCCCCTTTTTGAGCGCGATGTGGCGGAATCCTCGCAGATTCTTATTGATGCAAAATCGGGGGTCTCCGGCGCCGGAAAAAAACCGACGGCGACGACTCACTATGTAGAAGCAGATGAGAATTTTTTTGCGTATAAGCTAGGCCGGCACCAACACACGCCGGAGATTGAGATGACGCTTCGCGAGGCGAGACGAAGGCAGACGGGGTTCGATGAATCTGTGCAAGTGCTTCTCGCGACACACCTTTTGCCGATCAAACGAGGCATTCTTTGCACAGCGTATGTGAAATTGAAGGAAGAAATGTCAGGGGAAGCTCTACGCGATTTGTTTTGCGCGCGCTATGAAGGCGAGCCTTTTGTCGATGTGCTGCCGTACGGCGTATCGCCACAACTCAAGTGGGTAAACGGCACGAATCGCGTCAGCATCGGCGTGTATCTTGATCCGCGAACGCAGACGGCAGTCGTCCTAAGCGCGCTTGACAACCTCATCAAAGGTGCAGCGGGGCAGGCGATTCAAAATTTGAATGTGATGACAGGTGTAAACGAGCAAGAAGGGCTATGGTTTGTGCCAGCGGTCTGACGGAGGATCAAAGTAGATGACGATGCAAAAGACGATGGTCATAAAACACGGAGGCAGTGTTGAAGCGGCAGGCGCACGCCTGCTCAAAGAGGTCGCCACGTGGGCGCAAGCCATGCGTGTCGCGCTGGTTCACGGGGGCGGTCCGGCCATCACGGAGGCGCTAAAGCAAAGCGGTGTGGCGTCGACCTTTTTGCGCGGCAGGCGCGTGACAGATGAGCGGACGCTCACGGTGGCCGAGGCGGTTTTGGCGGGAACGGTCAACAAGCGCATCGTGCGCGCGCTGCAAGCGGCAGGCGCAAACGCGGTTGGTATCTCTGGCGAAGACGGTGGCCTGCTGACAGCGATCCCAAGTGTCGAAGAGGGACTCGGCTTTGTGGGAGATGTGCAGCGCGTCAACACGAAACTACTTGAAACACTTTTGCAGGCGGGATTCCTGCCTGTGCTTGCGCCGCTTGGACTTGAGGAAAACGGACAGTTGAGGAATGTGAACGCGGATGCGGCGGCGGCGGCCGTTGCAGGGGCGCTTCGCGCAGACTGGTTTATTTTTACGACAGATGTGGCGGGTGTCAAAGAAAGTCCGGACGCAGAGAAACCGATCCCTAAACTCACGATCGCAGATGCCTATGCGTTGATTGAAACAGGCGTCGCGACAGGCGGAATGATTCCGAAACTTGAAGCTGCGGTGTCTGCGCTTTGCCAAGGTGCGGCGCGTGTGGCCATCTGCGACGGTCGAACGGAAGGGTTGCTTGCGCGTTTGCTCTCCGGAGAAGCGATTGGAACCGTACTGACGGCATGACTATTGGGAGGAGGACATGAAATGCAAGAGACACAAGCGAAGACACTTCCGGTCCAACAAACACACGCGAAACATGACGATGAAACAGCGGTGATGGGCACGTATGCCCGCCAACCGCTTACGATCGTTCGCGGCGAAGGGGTGCACGTCTATGACGATCACGGTACGCGTTACCTCGATTTTACAAGCGGCATTGCGGTTTGCGGTTTAGGACACTGTCACCCGGCGCTCGTGGCGGCGGCAACACACCAGATCCAGACACTTTGGCACATGTCAAACCTCTATCTCACGGAGCCACAGGCGCACCTTGCCGCAAGACTTGCAGCGGCGGCGGGAATGGACCGCGTATTTTTTAGCAACTCAGGCGCTGAGGCCAATGAGGCGGCGATCAAACTCGCGCGCCGCTATAGCAAGCAAGCGCACGGCGCACACAAAGGCGAGATTTTGACGTTCCAGAACTCGTTTCACGGGCGCACAATCGCCACGGTCACGGCGACGGCGCAGCCGAAGTACCAAGAAGGGTTTGGACCGCTTCCAAACGGGTTTAAATACGTGGATTCTTTCACGATGAAATCGGTGCTTGAGCGTGTGACAGAAAAAACCTGCGCGATCATGATCGAACCAATTCAGGGTGAAGGCGGGGTTCGCCCGGTACCCGTTTCCTTTCTAAACGAGTTGCGCGCGTTTTGCGATGCGCGCGGATTGCTGCTCATCTTTGACGAGGTGCAAACAGGCGTCGGCCGTACAGGTTCGTGGCTGGCTTGGCAACAGGTTGGCGTCAAACCGGACATTGTCACGATGGCAAAGTCTTTGGCTGGCGGATTGCCGATGGGGGCAATGCTTGCGACAGAGCGCGTCGCGGCGGCTTTTGCGCCGGGTACGCACGGCTCAACGTTTGGCGGCAATCCTGTGGCTGCAAGCGCGGCGCTCGCCGTGCTTGACGTAGTGCTTGAAGACGGATTTTTGGATACGGTGACACGGCGCGGCCAGCAACTTTACAGCGCGCTTTGTGCACTGGCCGCGCGGCGCACAGAGATTGTCGATGTGCGCGGCATGGGGCTGATGTGGGGAATTGAGTTTGCGACACCGATTGCGGGGGATCTGGTCGCCGCCTGTCGCAAGCGCGGACTTCTTGTTCTTACGGCCGGGGCGAACACGCTTCGCTTATTGCCGCCTTTGATTGTGTCGGCAGCCGATGTGGAGCGCGCCGTCGCGATGATTGCTGAAGCACTTCAGGAGGTGGAGGCGTGACGATGGCTGTGCTTGAAAACAATCTAAAACAACCGCTCTATGGACGGGATTTTCTCGACTTTAGCGATTATCAGACGAGTGAAATCGAGTTGCTTCTAGGGATTGCCAGTGACGTCAAAAAGGAGCGCGCGGACGGGATTCTCACGCCGTACCTGCAAGGAAAGACGCTCGGCATGATTTTTGAGAAGGCCTCGACGCGCACGCGCGTTTCGTTTGAGGTTGGAATGTATGAACTGGGTGGACACGCGCTATTCCTTTCTAACAGCGCGACACAGATCGGGCGCGGGGAACCGCTTGAAGACACGGCGCAGGTGCTGTCGCGCTATGTTTCAGGACTCATGGTGCGGACGTTTGCGCACGAGACGGTAAAGACCCTTGCGGCGTACGCAACGGTGCCTGTGATCAATGGCCTGACAGATGATCATCACCCGTGCCAGGTGCTCGCAGATCTGCAGACGATTCAGGAATCCAAAGGCGCACTTCGCGGCGTGACACTCGCCTATGTCGGCGACGGGAACAATATGGCAAACTCGCTGCTTCAGGCGGCGGCGCTGGTCGGGATGAATGTGCGCATCGCGAGTCCTGCAGAATTCTTCCCGCAAGAGGAGTCTGTGCAATTCGCAAAAGAACAGGCAAAGCGCTGGCAGTCTGAGGTTGTCGTAACCACAGACCCGCACGCTGCAGTCAAGGACGCGGATGTGGTATATACAGACGTGTGGGCAAGCATGGGCCAAGAGCAAGAGGCAGCGTCTCGGCAGATCGCCTTCGCACCGTATCAAGTCAATCAGGAACTGATGGCAAGCGCGCGACGCGATGCGATTTTCCTGCACTGTTTGCCGGCGCACCGCGGTGAAGAAGTTGCCAAAGAGGTCATTGATGGATCGCAATCGGTTATTTTTGATCAGGCGGAAAATCGCCTACACGCGCAAAAAGCGGTTTTGATTGCGCTGCTCGGCGGAATGTATTGAGCCTTTATGCTCAAACGGGTTGAATGAATTGGGGGAAATGATGATGAATAAGAAAATTGTGCTTGCGTATTCGGGTGGGCTTGATACATCTGTAGCAATCGCGTGGCTGCGCGAGACGTACGGTTATGATGTTGTGGCGATGTCGGTGGATGTCGGGGAAGGCAAGGATTTGGCGTTTGTGAAAGAAAAAGCGTACACGATCGGTGCAGTGGAATCGCACATGATCGATGCACGCGATAAATTTGCGTATGAGTTCATCCTGCCGAGCCTGATGGCAAACGCGCTTTATGAAGGGGTCTACCCGCTTTCAGCCGCGCTCTCGCGGCCGCTGATCTCCGAGCTTTTGGTGCAGGTCGCCAAAGAGGCGGGTGCGGAGGCGGTGGCGCATGGCTGCACGGGCAAAGGAAACGATCAGGTGCGCTTTGACGTGTCTGTCGCCGCGCTCTCACCAGAGCTCTCTGTGATCGCGCCTGTGCGCGAGTGGGGCTGGACACGCGATGACGAGATCGCATTCGCAAAAAAACACAACATCCCCATCCCGATTACGCTTGACAGCCCGTTTAGCATTGACGCGAACCTGTGGGGACGGAGTTGTGAGGCAGGCGTACTCGAAGATCCGTTTGCGGAAGCGCCGGAAGAGGCGTTTGACTGGACGACAAGTCCACTAGAGGCGCCCAATGAGCCAGAAGTCGTAGAGATTGAGTTTGAAGCGGGCGTGCCGGTTGCGTTAAACGGTGTTCGCATGGGCCTCGTCCAGTTGATCGAGTCGCTCAATCAGACGGCGGGACGGCATGGCGTTGGTCGGATCGACCATGTGGAAAATCGACTGGTCGGGATCAAATCGCGGGAAGTGTATGAGGCGCCTGCGGCCATCACCCTGATCAAGGCGCACCAGGCTTTGGAGTACTTGACGCTCACGCGCGAAGTGGCGCAGGCAAAACCGGCGATGGAACAGAAGTTTGCGGAGATTGTGTACAACGGGTTGTGGTTCTCGCCGCTGAAAAAAGCGGTCGACGCATTTATTCGCGAGACACAGCAGACGGTGACTGGAACAGTTCGCATGAAACTGTACAAAGGTTCCGCCACGGCGGTCGCCTCTGCATCACCTTACTCGCTGTATCAGCACAATCTGGCGACATATGCGGCGGGGGATCAGTTTGATCACAAGGCGGCGGTCGGTTTTATCTCGTTGTTCGGTCTTCCAACACGTCTGCAGGCGACTGTGACGAAAGGAACGCAGGCATGAGTGGAGAGCGCGAATCGAGCAATGTGATGTGGGGCGGCCGCTTTCAAAAGCCGCCACACGTTGCGGTGCAGGCGCTAAACGCGTCGATCCATTTTGACAAGCGACTGGCGTTTGTCGATATCGCGGGCAGTATCGCGCACGCGCGGATGCTTTTTCGCCAAGGAATCATCGCGCAGGATGACGCAGAGCGCATCATTGCGGGACTCCAATCGGTGCGCACTGAGATTGAACGCGGCGAAATGGTATTTCGTGAGGACCTGGAAGATGTTCACATGAACATCGAACACCGCTTGACAGAGTTGATCGGCGAGGCGGGTGGACGTCTTCACACGGGGCGTTCGCGAAACGATCAAGTGGCCTTGGACATGCATCTGTACCTGCGCGAGCAGGTTGATGCGATTCATGAGGAGATTCGCGTCTTCGAGCGTGTGCTGATTGATGTCGCGGAGGCGAACCTTGATGTGATTATCCCGGGTTACACGCATTTGCAGCGCGCACAGCCGGTGCTTTTTGCACATCACTTGCTTGCGTATGTGTGGATGTTTGAGCGCGACTGTGAGCGTTTGCGCGACGCGCGCAAGCGCATCGACGCGCTGCCGCTTGGCGCCGGCGCGCTCGCCGGAACGACATTTCCAATTGATCGCGCGGCGGTGGCGGAAGAACTCGGGTTTGACCGCATCTATGAAAACAGCATGGATGCGGTGAGCGATCGCGACTATATTCTGGAGACACTCTCTACGCTCTCTCTTTTTATGGTGCATTTGTCGCGCCTGTCAGAAGAGCTGATTCTGTGGAATTCGACAGAGTTTGGGTTTATTGAACTGGATGACGCCTTTACGACAGGTTCATCGATCATGCCACAAAAGAAAAATCCGGACGTGGCGGAACTCGCGCGCGGCAAGGCGGGGCGTGTGTTCGGTCATTTGACGGGGCTCTTGACGGTGTGCAAAGGGTTGCCGCTTGCCTATAACAAGGACCTTCAGGAAGATAAGGAGGGCGTGTTTGATGCAATTGACACAGTGCATCTGTTGCTTGCGGTATTTCCTGCAATGATCTCGACGATGGGGATCAAACGTGAGCGCATCAAGCGCGCGCTTGACGGGGACTTTAGCGCGGCAACCGATATGGCAGATTATCTCGTGCGCAAAGGGTTGCCGTTTCGCCAGGCGCACGAAGTGGTTGGACGCATCGTGAGTGTCAGCATTCGCGAGGGGCGCGCGTTGACGGACTGGTCGATTGATGCGTTGCGAGGGGAATCCGCACTCTTTGACGACGATGTGCTCGCAAAGCTTACCCCGGAGGCAGTCGTGAATGCGCGCATGTCGCACGGAGGAACGGCGCGGGAGCGAGTGCTTGAACAACTGGCGACAGCGCGCGCGCGCATAGGGCATTAAACGGTGCGCGCTGTCGTTGCAAGTGGGCGGTGTCTGCACGTTTATTCCATCTGCGTGACGTGATGGATAATGTGCTGTGCAGCCCGCTTGCCGTCTTTGATGCAGTCGGGGATTCCCATTCCGCGATAGGCGGACCCCGCAAGCACGATTCCTGGAAAGGCGTTTAGCAATTGCTCAACGCGCGCTACGCGTTTTGCGTGCCCCACGTCGTACTGCGGCATGGAGACGGGCCAGCGTGTAAGCTTGCGAAACGAAGGGGCGAGCTTTACATTCCATATCGCGCAAAGGTCATCCACCACGTTTTGCACGATTTCCTCATCTTTTTTCGTTAAAAGATCCTCCTCCCCATCCCTCCCTACATAGCAGCGTACAAGCACGGTTTTGCGATTGGTGAACGTCGGCCATTTTGCAGATACGATCGTGCATGCAGTGATGGATAGCCTCTCGCTTCGGGGGACCAGAAATCCTGTCATATCGTTTGATCCGGGAAAAGTGTCTGCCGGGAATCCGAGAATGACCGTCGCCGTTGAAGCATAGCGAATGGAGCGAAGCAGGTCGCTTAAGCCCGTGAATGTCTCTACGATCGCGGCTGTCGCGTAAGCAGGTGTCGCAAGGATCACTGCATCCACTTCCATTTGCGCAGATGTGTCACCGGTTTGGCAGACAAAAGTGTAACGGCCATTCGACTCTCTCCGGAGATTCGCAATGACCGTATCCATTTTATATTGCACTACGTCCTGGGACTTTGTGAATAGTTCTTCCACAAGCGCTGACAATCCGCCCTGAAGGCTGATAAACGGGGAAGACGTGTGCGCAGAGGGAATGTGACGTCCTCGTTTTTTGCTTTTTTTTGCTCCAAGTAAGAGGCTGCGGTGGTTTTGCGTCAGTTGCGCAATCGCAGGCGCGGCATCCCCAATGCTCATGCGATCAATATCGGCTGCGTGGATGCCAGCGAGCAGGGGGGCGGCGATTTGATCGACAACCTCGTTGCCAAATCGATTGCGCAATAAACGTCCCAGAGACTGAGTCTGAACAGACGTTTCGGAGGATCTTGGCAAGACCAAATCGCCAAGAGCACGTAATTTTCCGCGTAGACTCAAAAGAGGTGAAAGAGCCATCGACGACCACTTCGCAGGGATTCCCGCGTGCAGATCGCGCGGCATGGGATAGAGTGTGCGGTTTCGCAAGAGAGCTGTTTTTCCTGTTTTCGCATGGATGATTTGATCAGCCATCCCCAAATCCGTCAGGAGATCGACGCCGTCTTTTTTCATCGTGAAAATCGAATCAGGTCCCTGTTCTGTCGTGAAATCACGGTCTTGCATGGTTAGAATTTTGCCGCCCAGTCGAGAGGAAGCCTCATAGAGGGTACACTCGATGGGGATGCCATTATCTTTACTCCATGTTCGCAAATGATAGGCGGCGGTAAGTCCTGTGATGCCGCCGCCGATGATTGCAATGCGCGGCCGTCTCATGTGCGGGACTCTTTCATTCCGTCGCTTTTGCGCAGGATGTGAGGGATGTAGCTGCACCCTGGATCGCTCTCAAGCGGATCACCTGTCGCGGCAAAAGCGCGTGCGCGCGATCCGCCACAAATCTCTCTGAATTCGCAGACGCCGCATTTTCCTTTTCGCAACTCGCGATTGCGCAAAGAGAGCAGCAAAGGACTTTCGCGATACAGTGTCGCAAGCGATGTGCGCGTGACATGTCCGACGGAGAGCGG
It contains:
- the purH gene encoding bifunctional phosphoribosylaminoimidazolecarboxamide formyltransferase/IMP cyclohydrolase, which codes for MSRALISVSDKEGIIPLAQALVAQGVEVVSTGGTYRALAAAGVPVTEVAEVTKFPEMMDGRVKTLHPLIHGGLLALRDDPGHMEAARAHQIGLIDYVIVNLYPFAKTIENPNVHLAEAVEQIDIGGPSMLRAAAKNYRFVVTVVDPADYGFLIERLASGTEVTEEERFALCAKVFRHTAAYDARIAQYLTEKAGVANPESVTFSYELQQPLRYGENPHQQAAFYRAPGVPAGSLASAVQRQGKELSFNNIQDAGAALDLLAEFDEPTVVAVKHMNPCGVGTGATTAEAFARAYEADPVSIFGGIVACNREVDEATASQLVELFLEIVIAPSYTAEALQLLAKKKNVRVLELDMAERKNEGIDLRAVYGGLLVQDRDSRKLTDADLRVVTTRQPSEKEWADLLFAWKIVKHVKSNAIVLVKDAQTIGVGAGQMNRVGAARIAIEQAGDRARGAVLASDAFFPMPDTVEAAAEASVSAIIQPGGSIKDQASIDLANERGIAMVFTGIRHFRH
- the purD gene encoding phosphoribosylamine--glycine ligase, giving the protein MKVLVIGSGGREHAIVRKIARDRSVPKKSLQGETVNAALTLYAAPGNPGIAEYATCVPLAVDDVDGITAWVVQNAIDFTIVGPEVPLALGLADRLRALGRRVFGPGQAGAQLESSKAYAKGIMERAGIPTPRYHVVTSYEEGMAVLAREGAPIVVKADGLAAGKGVTVAQTEEEAERALHAAFLERAFGDAGGTVVLEQFLVGVEVSALAFVDESGFRAMPLIQDHKAVNDGDRGPNTGGMGTVSPVAIASDALSATIEKEIFAKIHKQLAAEGISYQGVLFAGLMVVAQTPYVIEFNARFGDPETQVALELLQDDLLTVMEAVTENRVAEHPLGFASDAVVCVVATAQGYPGAYRKGDLIEGLADMEAAGAYVLHAGTALADDGSVRTNGGRVLNVVGRGLTLLDARAIAYGGMERVSFSGKHVRTDLGLRR
- a CDS encoding NAD(P)H-dependent oxidoreductase, with the protein product MQTVVVHASASGHTETLANAIAQGAHAAGSHVTVLPAEQCGPDHLVAADAMFWGTSSYFGGPNLKMVHLFERLGGIWMAGGLQGKVGGVFATTSTMHGGLETVLHTLIDAMMHHGMIVVPNTGAFTPERIRFGCPYGAAAVVETAVDLDMAVGQPTPGEMQIAYEYGQRVVAIATQMRSAQPPYTAR
- the argC gene encoding N-acetyl-gamma-glutamyl-phosphate reductase, whose amino-acid sequence is MRIAICGATGYSGIEAIRLLAPRTDVTIVGISSETQAGLMLEEAVPGFRGFAVGRLRLLSLRDAVTEAEVVILALPHGEAMRVAPELLAQGKSVIDLSGDHRLPRDAYESWYKAESLSDAYADAIYGLTEWNRAAIAKASLIANPGCYATCAELALLPLFERDVAESSQILIDAKSGVSGAGKKPTATTHYVEADENFFAYKLGRHQHTPEIEMTLREARRRQTGFDESVQVLLATHLLPIKRGILCTAYVKLKEEMSGEALRDLFCARYEGEPFVDVLPYGVSPQLKWVNGTNRVSIGVYLDPRTQTAVVLSALDNLIKGAAGQAIQNLNVMTGVNEQEGLWFVPAV
- the argB gene encoding acetylglutamate kinase, coding for MTMQKTMVIKHGGSVEAAGARLLKEVATWAQAMRVALVHGGGPAITEALKQSGVASTFLRGRRVTDERTLTVAEAVLAGTVNKRIVRALQAAGANAVGISGEDGGLLTAIPSVEEGLGFVGDVQRVNTKLLETLLQAGFLPVLAPLGLEENGQLRNVNADAAAAAVAGALRADWFIFTTDVAGVKESPDAEKPIPKLTIADAYALIETGVATGGMIPKLEAAVSALCQGAARVAICDGRTEGLLARLLSGEAIGTVLTA
- a CDS encoding acetylornithine transaminase; this translates as MQETQAKTLPVQQTHAKHDDETAVMGTYARQPLTIVRGEGVHVYDDHGTRYLDFTSGIAVCGLGHCHPALVAAATHQIQTLWHMSNLYLTEPQAHLAARLAAAAGMDRVFFSNSGAEANEAAIKLARRYSKQAHGAHKGEILTFQNSFHGRTIATVTATAQPKYQEGFGPLPNGFKYVDSFTMKSVLERVTEKTCAIMIEPIQGEGGVRPVPVSFLNELRAFCDARGLLLIFDEVQTGVGRTGSWLAWQQVGVKPDIVTMAKSLAGGLPMGAMLATERVAAAFAPGTHGSTFGGNPVAASAALAVLDVVLEDGFLDTVTRRGQQLYSALCALAARRTEIVDVRGMGLMWGIEFATPIAGDLVAACRKRGLLVLTAGANTLRLLPPLIVSAADVERAVAMIAEALQEVEA
- the argF gene encoding ornithine carbamoyltransferase yields the protein MAVLENNLKQPLYGRDFLDFSDYQTSEIELLLGIASDVKKERADGILTPYLQGKTLGMIFEKASTRTRVSFEVGMYELGGHALFLSNSATQIGRGEPLEDTAQVLSRYVSGLMVRTFAHETVKTLAAYATVPVINGLTDDHHPCQVLADLQTIQESKGALRGVTLAYVGDGNNMANSLLQAAALVGMNVRIASPAEFFPQEESVQFAKEQAKRWQSEVVVTTDPHAAVKDADVVYTDVWASMGQEQEAASRQIAFAPYQVNQELMASARRDAIFLHCLPAHRGEEVAKEVIDGSQSVIFDQAENRLHAQKAVLIALLGGMY
- a CDS encoding argininosuccinate synthase — translated: MMNKKIVLAYSGGLDTSVAIAWLRETYGYDVVAMSVDVGEGKDLAFVKEKAYTIGAVESHMIDARDKFAYEFILPSLMANALYEGVYPLSAALSRPLISELLVQVAKEAGAEAVAHGCTGKGNDQVRFDVSVAALSPELSVIAPVREWGWTRDDEIAFAKKHNIPIPITLDSPFSIDANLWGRSCEAGVLEDPFAEAPEEAFDWTTSPLEAPNEPEVVEIEFEAGVPVALNGVRMGLVQLIESLNQTAGRHGVGRIDHVENRLVGIKSREVYEAPAAITLIKAHQALEYLTLTREVAQAKPAMEQKFAEIVYNGLWFSPLKKAVDAFIRETQQTVTGTVRMKLYKGSATAVASASPYSLYQHNLATYAAGDQFDHKAAVGFISLFGLPTRLQATVTKGTQA